Below is a genomic region from Cyprinus carpio isolate SPL01 chromosome B6, ASM1834038v1, whole genome shotgun sequence.
GTATTCAGAATTAAAGTTGGTGTCAGGTCAATCAATACAAAAATCTGGTTGAACATGGTTTcatttttgttgagtttttttccatttataaCAGGGATTGTAAAATACGCTCTGGAAGCAGTTTGAATACAGGGGAAAGTATAAGGTAGTACAGTCACCACACAGTAAATGAAGCTCTCCTCTTTCAACTTGGCAAGTACACAAAGTTTAGGTGGGATGGTCCATGAAATGCCATTGTGCCTGTTTTTTGCTGTAACAGATCTCCCTTGAATGTGAGGTAACTGGACATTGGAAGCCCACAAGTCATTGTCATCAGTTACAGGCTGACAGTATTGTACTTTTTACATCAAAAATGGGTAAACTAACACTAACAGCCATTGCATAATGACAAAAGTCAACAGCAGGGAGCTTGTAACAGCACAAAACATTCAACCAGGATTTTCAGGACCTGTATAGCACATCCCTGATCCAGTGAAACCATGGTACTGCTTGTGGTTATGCTAATGAGACTGAAATCCTATTGTTGTGAAGGGCCTAAATGGCTTTAGTGGTTTCTATGTGTATATAGTTTACTCAAGTCTCACTTTCCCCATACATATCAGTgcagaaataaaacaattcagTGACTGGGAGCACATATTCTCCGTTACATTCTTTCTGGTGTCGTTTTAGTGTAGTTGAGTTGATGATTTAAAATGGCAGTGATGCCACCAGACACAAGATGTATGTTATGGGTAACTACCATCAATGCACAAAGCAACctaaaacttattttatgtttaagaaATCATTGTCCTCATCTCCTCATTAACAGGGGATATCTGTCTGGCTAGAATATAGCACCTTAGATTTGTAAGAAGGTTCAGAGTGATCTAGTTTAAGGAAGATAGGATGCCGGGTTGGGTTGGGGGCGCTTCTCCTTAATAGCGTTTACTGCTGACACTGGTGACGCTGGTTTTGCTGATGGAGCTACCACCGTATCCTGATCCTCCACCATATCCTGATCCACTACCATATCCTGAAGAGCTACTGAAACCACCGCCATAGCCGAATCCAGAGCCGCTACCAGAGAAACCTGCATGAGAAAGAACGTTTAGACATGTATCCAACAAGATCAGGAGAATGAGATTCTAAGAAAGAGGAGAgattcagagaaagagagagagttattTACCAGATGAGAGACCTCCAGTGGTCTGCTGCACATGAATGGTGGCTGAAGCTCCACCGCTGGACAGTCTGAATAAAGCAGACAACAGATTTGCTTAGGTTTGTCAAAAAGTTTTGAGAGTGTAAATAGcaaagaaatattcttttaaaacttCCTACCTGCTCTCCTCTCCTTCCAGCAGCTTTCTGTAGGTGGCGATCTCAATGTCCAGGGCCAGTTTGACGTTCATGAGCTCCTGGTACTCACGCACCTGTCGGGCCATGTCTTGCTTGGCCCTCTGGAGGGCTTCCTCAAGGTCTTTGATGCGGAGCTTGGCGTCCTTCACTGCCAGCTCTCCACGCTCTTCAGCCTCAGCGATTTGAGCCTCCAAGTTGGCACGCTAGAGTGACAATGACATACATAAAGTCAGCCTCTTTATATAAACAGTATGTGAACCATTTATTTATCAACCCTTGCTCATCATTACCTGTCCCTTGACGGCATCAATCTCGTTCTGCAGGCGGGCGATCATGCGGTTGAGATCTGCGATCTCAGCCTTGGTTGAGCGGAGGTCCTCACCATACTGACCAGCAGAGGACTGCATCTCCTCAAACTGTAACATATTTATTGACACAACTGAGCACTTGCTTGGTGATCTTCAAGAGTTGAAGCTATTAGAGCTTGACCGACCTTCTGTTTGTACCAGCTCTCTGCTTCGGCACGGCTGCGGTTGGCGATGTCCTCATACTGAGCACGAACTTCAGCCACAATGGAGTCCATGTCCAGGTTTCTGCTGTTGTCCATCTCCACAATAACTGATGTGTCCTTGATCTGAGACTGGAGCTCACGGAGTTCCTGCAAATGCAGACCAAACAATCAGTAAATTACCTACCCTTACAAAGCAGCACTACTAACAAATTTTGGTTGGCCAAACACAGCAGAATTGAACTTACAGCCTCATAGACTGCCCTGAGGAAGTTGATCTCATCCTGAAGAGCATCAACCTTGGCCTCAAGCTCAACCTTGTTCATGTAGGCTGCATCAACATcctaaaagaaaatgagaggaCATTATACCCTATTGCTGTTACAAAAAAACCATAAAGGAGTCAAAAAAggtaaatcttttaaaatgtcttcacCTTCTTGAGCAGAACAAACTCATTCTCTACTGAACCACGCTTGTTGATCTCGTCTTCGTACCTGTTTAGAGAAAGCAAATGTGAGTAAATCTGTTCTATTTTCAGTGGGGTTTGTTTTCCATCAgatcatttaatttcaaaattacaaCTCACTTGTTCTTGAAGTCCTCAACCAGGCCCTGCATATTCTTCAGCTCTCcttccagcttcatcttctcaTTTCCCAGGCCATCGAGCTGTCTGCGCAGGTTAGAAATGTAGGCCTCAAACATAGCATCGATGTTGGAGCGGGTGGTGGTCTGTTCCTGGAGGAGACTCCATTTGGTCTCCAGCATCTTGTTCTGCTGTTCCAGGAAACGCACCTATGGAAACAGAGACAGaattttgtggtttttattttgaagattttCACTTTCAAGCTCCTTGGAGGTTAAAAATGTAGTTGAGAAAGACtgcattctgaaaaaaagtaGTGAATGAGTGAATAAATGAAGTGGATTGATGGTTTTGTCTGTCTTGTATGACTCCTTTGTAGTCCTAGCTCTTTAAGTCTCTTTGTGCACACTCTCTGGAAGCATTGTTTAAGGGAATACAAATGACCATGAGTCATTTTAGCAGGCATTTTTCTGCAGGGTGGAgtgagggaaggggggggggtgaAAGTGGACTGACTGGGTGTGGCAGTGCTGCACACAAGCTACAAACTCctagactggaaaaaaaaaaaaaaaacttccagtaATGGCCTTCCCCCAAGCCTGCATTACTTCACAGATAAAACAGAGAAACAAGACATAC
It encodes:
- the krt4 gene encoding keratin, type II cytoskeletal 4, translating into MSSTRSYSYSIGGGGGSGGSTRKSGYTSQSAYALPVGSSRVSTVSSVRRSGVGAGPGFSAGFGSGGGSYGFSSSSMSGGYGGGLGGGLGGGFVPPHITAVTVNQSLLAPLNLEIDPTIQAVRTQEKDQIKTLNNRFASFIDKVRFLEQQNKMLETKWSLLQEQTTTRSNIDAMFEAYISNLRRQLDGLGNEKMKLEGELKNMQGLVEDFKNKYEDEINKRGSVENEFVLLKKDVDAAYMNKVELEAKVDALQDEINFLRAVYEAELRELQSQIKDTSVIVEMDNSRNLDMDSIVAEVRAQYEDIANRSRAEAESWYKQKFEEMQSSAGQYGEDLRSTKAEIADLNRMIARLQNEIDAVKGQRANLEAQIAEAEERGELAVKDAKLRIKDLEEALQRAKQDMARQVREYQELMNVKLALDIEIATYRKLLEGEESRLSSGGASATIHVQQTTGGLSSGFSGSGSGFGYGGGFSSSSGYGSGSGYGGGSGYGGSSISKTSVTSVSSKRY